The Alistipes sp. ZOR0009 sequence TTTTTATTTTATCCTTGTTTTATGGGTTAGTAAAGTGCTTTGCAAAAAATCGGTACACTTTGATTTCATTTAGCGGTATGCTGCTGCTTTTGCATTGCTATTTGGTGGCTTTGCGATACTATTCGGTTGTTTTGCGGCGCTATTCGTTGGCTTTGCGGAACTATTCGGTTGTCTTGCGGCTCTATTCGGTGGCTTTGCAATACTATTCGGTTGTCTTGCGGCGCTATTCGGTGGCTTTGCGAAACTATTCGGTTGTCTTGCGGCGCTATTCGGTGGCTTTGCGATACTATTCGGTTGTCTTGCGGAACTATTCGGTGGCTTTGCGATGCTATTCGGTTGTCTTGCGGAATTATTCGTTGGCTTTGTTATTATAATCGGCCCTACAGCTAAGCTTGTTGATGGTTATGCAAAGCTATTTGTTGCTGTTGTAGCCCTATTCAGTGGGTTTGATGAGCTACTTGTTATTTTTGCAGCTTTTATTGGTAGCCTTGTGCAGCTATTGGTTGCCCCTGCTAACGCATATTATTCTTTTGCGGGGTATTCTGTCTTTTTTTACTTCTTAGCTGCAATACTCGATAGATTGTTTGTGATTGCTGCTATTGAGGTTGATGGCAGCGTGAAGTGCTGCATTACGTACTATTTTACCGATGCGGTAAATGTTTTTGCAATGTGGGTGCAAATGGGGAAGGTGCTTTAAAAAAAAATGGCGCAAGAAGCTGAATGGAGATTGCCTCTTGCGCGTTATGGGGTGTTTGTTCTACCTTACCACCTCTAGCAGCGACCTGTTGAACTGGTCGAAGTGGGAGATTTGTGGCAGGTCGAACTCGCTGTAGCGGCTGCCTGTCGAATTTACAATTACTACGGCTGCGGCCTTTGCCCGTAGGGCTGCCTGAATGCCGGAGCTCGAATCTTCGAAGATTATAGACTTTTCTTTGTCTACCTCCAGCGCTGCGGCAGCTTTCTCGAATAGGTCGGGATGGGGCTTGCCCCTTACGGTGCCGTCGTTGTAGATTATATGCTTTTCGTCGAAGTACTGGAGCAGCCCAAACTTTTCTATAAAGAAGTCGACGTTTGATTTGCCTGCGGCGGTAGCTATGGCCATTGGTATGCCCTCCGATTTGAGGTGTTGTAGCAGCGAAATGGCTCCGGGCGCTAGCTCCATTGCATGCTTAAGGCATTCGTTGCGGTATATTACCTCCTTTTCTTCGGTTCTGCGCTCCACCTCGTCGTTCGCCATGCTGCGATTGAAGAGGATCTCGAAGGTATCCTTTCCGTTGCGACCGTGAATGTACTCGCGCTTTTGTTCGGGGGTAAGCTCAATGTTATGCTCCTGCAGGTACTTATCCCACGATGTTTCTTGGTATTCCGAATCCCAGAATAGGGTTCCATTGAAATCGAATATGACTCCACCTCTGCTCATAACCGTACGTTAAGGTTTTTGTTGGGTTTGAGGGGGCAAAGTAAGGGCTATTATCGGAGCTACTGGTCGATGATATTTTAAATTCTACAAATAATTTTGTATTGGAGGCTTTGAGTTGTGGGGCTGATGCCGTAGAGTTATATTTCTTTTGTTTGATTTTTTTTGAATCTGAATATTCTAGTAGAATTCTGTTCTAGCCTTTTGATGGTATATAATTATTTTGGTTTGAGTAGGAGTTTTTATTGATGATGTGGGCATAAAGAGTAAGCATCTGAAGCTTACTCTTTATGCTGTTAATAATATTATTTATCTACTACTTGTCGTTTTCGTAGTTGTCTAAAGTCGAAAGAAGTTCGTTGGTGTATTTGTAGATATCGTCTAGTGATTCTATTTCTACTTTTGTCTCTTTCTTTTCTGCATCAAATATTCCAAGGTACTTTTTAGACATGCTGTTGAGCCATAATCTGCAAATTGGTTTGCGATTGTTGTCGTCAAGGATTATGCTAAAATATGTTTGGGAGTCTCTGTAAAATATTCTGGAAGAGTCAATTTTTGTTCGTAGTATACTTTTTACAATATAAAAACCGTTTAATTCATCTTCCGTTGTTAAAACTTTTGATTCAGATGTTTCGTTCGATTGGCTTTCTGTTTGACTTTCTTCTTTGGCTGGTTTTGTTTGATTGATGGCGTTCATTAGCCGATCACTTACGATGTCATTGAATGTTTGATCGAGGGTTCTTTTTACAAGTTCGGTGAATTGGGTCATTACTTTTTCTGTTGCTTTCCCCTCATAGACTCTACTTACAAAGAATTTGACAAATTCAGGAGATGGTTTTGCAATTTCATTACTTAAAACCATTTTAATAGCATTGGTATATTTAAGTTCGCTGGCCGATGTTAGTATTGTATTGATATCGAATCCGCTTTTGTGAAACTTTGAAAGTTCTTTTATTTGCTGTTCTTTCGGATTTGTTATGTCGAAGCTGAAAAATGGTTTTTCGTCCATTTTATTTGACAGATCAAGGTCTGTGAAAAAGTTATATTGCACTCCATTGGTAAGCAATGCAAATCGGGCATTGGTTAGATGAAAATATTTATGGATTTGAGTGTAATGCTTATCAAGATTTTCTGAGTGATTTTTGCATTCTATGATCATTACAGGTTTTTCTTCCTTAAGAATGGCATAGTCAACTTTCTCGATGTTTTTTGCGCCGTAATCTGTTATGAATTCAGGGACAACTTCCATTGGGTTGAAAACATCGTACCCTAGACATTGGATGAAAGGCATGATGAAGGCACTTTTTGTTGCTTCTTCGGTTTGAATTTGGTCTTTCATCTTTACAACTTTATCTCCAAGTTGTTTGATTTGTTCTTTGAATTCCATGATGTTCTTTTTTAGTAAGTTATATAGTTGTTTTTCTTCTTTTGTATTCAGTATTTCAACAAAAATGGAAGTGCAATCAGAAATTTTTTGCTTGCTACAGCAAAATCAATTTATATCAGATTCAAAATGTCTAACTAAGGGTATTTGTTGTAGTACGTTCTTTTATAGAAATAGTGAATCTTTTAGAATTTTGTAATTTTAGTAATTATTTCTTCACGATGTTCGCGAAAAGTAAATTAAAGTGAAATAATATTAATAATTCAAGACGGTTGACTTTTAGTTTGACGGCGTGAGTGGCTAGAGGTTCTTTTTGAGGGTCTGTGTTATGCTTGCGATTTTAAATCGCTTTTGGTAGTTATATAGTAAACTTATACAGTTTTTTTGGGGAACTCTAAAATTATCTGTATTCCTATGTTGTTTTGTCTTTTATTGATTTGTTTTTAGCCTATCGCTGTATGCTAAACTTTCGGACGTAGAAAAAGTATATCCGCCCGTAGTTGAGGTTTACCATGGCGTTTGTTTTATCGCGTAGCTCGATGTAGTTGGTTACGAAGGCCATTCCGGCATGCCATTTCTCGTGGTTGTAGCAGATGGTGGCCCGTGCTAAAGCGGTTGGGGCCACGTAGAGATTGCGGTTAAAGAAAGATTTTATGCTGTTGTTTACCAAGTTTGCCCCTAAGGTGATCGATCCGTTAAAGAGCCATCTTTTTTGGGGTACCCAGCTGTAGGAGTAACCTACGTTGACGCCTGCTTGGTAGGCCGACTTCTTTTTTTGTCCATCGAACTTAAACGAGCTATCGGCTGTGAGGCGAATGAAATGCAGCGCGCCGCCCACCAGAAGGCTTCCGGCCGATTTTATTTGCCGCTCGTTCTGATCGAAAGCTGCCTGGTACGAAAATTTATTGCCGTTGAACACGTATTGGCCAACGATGCCAGTTCCGAAAACCGATAGGTCGGGGCAGTCTATCTTAATGGGCAGCACGTTTCGCGAATCGCTGAATAATCCCTTGTACTGCTGGTAAAATATATCGAGCACGTACTTTCTGCCGTACTGGTTAAAGAGCACGTCGAACGATTTGGTGCGAACGTACTTGTTTTCGGATCTTGCGCCGGTAATCCAGCCTATTGATATTCCAAATGGGAGCTTTGGGTGGGCCAATCCGATGCCAATACCTGTTGGATTGTTGGATCGATAGGTTACCTCCTTGTCCTGCTCGGTTTCCTTTAGGTTTAGTCCAAGCAGGTTGCTGTATAGGTAAGGCTTAAGTATGAATTCATTTTTATGAAGCTCGATGTAGCTGCTATCAACTTGCGAAAAACCGCTTACATGATTCCAAAATATTAGTGCGAGTAACCCTACTGCACGTCTGATGTGCCGACAATTTTTCATTAACGCCCGTTTCCGTTTCCTATCTACTTCTTGCAGGGATCAACCTTTCCCTAAATTCACTCAAATGGCTAAATGCTTTAGCGAGGTAGGGGAGTAGTAGCGCCCTTATGCCAGTACGTATGCACGGGTAGGCATTTATCGCATCGAAGCTCCAATAAACTTCGCATTCCTAACAGTAAAGCGACTGTAACCTTTTAATTTGATGCTGCAAAAGTACTTTTTTCGGATATTGGTGCAACTCCCCGAGGCGAATATCATGCTACCTAGCAGCGCTTTTAGCTTTTTAGCTGGCAAGTTTAGGTTTATGGGCTGCCGGTTGCTCCTGTTTTTTTATCGGATGGGGCCTGTAGCCCTTTTGTTAGTTGATTGATGCAATGCGTTTGGGTTTACGCAGCTGCAGTTGCTGCATCTTTTTAGTGGGGATAGCTTACGCTAGGCTGCGCTGGTAGCGAAAAAGGAACGGTGGCGCTTGCTTGTCGCGATGTTGGCTTAGGTTAGCAGCATGCCCTCCAGCTTCCATCCTGTTGCGGTGTTTACAAGGGTAAATAGGAGGTTGTAGGCTCCCTCTTCGGCATTTTTACTTTGTATGGTGTACACGATACGGATGGTGTTGCCATCGAGCGATGCCGAGAAGGGAATGCCATTTAACGAGGGCAGATGTTTAAGCTCGTTGAGGTAGCTGTTAAGCACTACAGCGTTGGGGTAGCGATGGTTGTTGCCGCTGCTATCGGGGCGGCACTCGGTGCACTGTAGGGTGTCGAGCGAATTTTGGGCTAGGTAGCTTGTGTTTTTATCATCCAGCGCCTTTGCAAATACGTGCCATAGGCTGTCGGCATAGGTGCTTGTCTGATTTTGCTTGCTGCCGCTGCCGCTTTGTTGTCCGCTGCCGCTGCAGCCCGCTAGCGCCAGCAGTGCAACGGCTACCTTACCCACTTTTTTTGCTACCTCTACCATAGTAAATACGATGCTTATTTTGTTGGCTACAATTACCTATCCGGCAACCGATGCGGTTATGATGCTACAAATGATGCCTATCAAAATAAGTATTGTTACAATAAGGCTGTTAGTTCCTCCTTTTCTTTCTAGGGCTTGGTGTAGCAAGCTTTCGTCGCCCTCGAAATTTTGGGCTACCTCTCCAACTTTTTTTATGGCATGCTTAATGTACAGGTAGTTGGCCGTAAAACCGTAGGTAATTGCCAAACAAATATTGCATATAAGATCGATGCTTTTTATTTGGGCATCGTCATAAATGCCGTAGTACCCAACTATTTTCTCTTCGGTGATGCTTACTAATGTAATTAGCACAGAAATAAGGAATGCGTGTAGGTACATTTTGCGGTAGGCAAACCAGAATATGGAGAAAAGAAATGCGTGGAGGTTAAACGTAAATTTTTTACCCTGCTCGTACTGCTCCAGCTTGTTGGTGTAGTATTCTGTGGATGTTTTTACGAATGCTTCGAAGTGTTCTTGCTTCATTAGTGTGATAGTTTTCCTCTATTTTATGGATTGCAAAATTTACACTTTATTCTGTAGGCTTACTTTACCTCCTCTATCTTTTCGGCGGTAATCTTAACCAGCGATATGTAGCCCTTCTTCGAATTTTTCAGCTTTGCGCGCAGGTCGGCCGCCCCCTTTTGCGATATTTCGGCAGCCTTGCCCTTTTCTTGCTGCTTCTTTACCCATACAGAGTCGATGCACATCTTTTTGTCGATGCTACAGGCGAGAATCTGCCGCTTTTCGACCTGAGAGATGTAGGCTTCGTCTAACCGAGTTTCCGTTACCTTTCCGGTAACCCGCACGGTTTTTCCGTTCAGGTTGTAGCTTATTTTTCCCTCCTTGTCCTTTAGCGTAACCATGATTTCGCTCTTGTTGGGCGTTTCGATCTTCATTTTTTTTCCGTCGACACCGCAAATATGGGTAACCTTGCCCGTTACCTCTACCTTTTTTCCAGCTAGCTTGTCGATGCCGCTAATGAGATCGTCGGCGTTTACCTTTTTTGTTTGCGCTATCGCATCTATTCCCATTAGGCAAAAAAATGCCAGCACTAGGGCTATCTGTTTTTTCATAGGTTGGTGGGTTTTATTCCTATTGCATGTGTAAAAGGATGGTTGTTTGTTTAGTACAGTCCTAGTTCAATTGAAATTTAATGGGAATGGCAAATGATATATCCGCTTTTTTCCCTTCTACATACCCAGCTTCCCAAAATATGGACGATTCATTAACTACTCGAATGGCCTCATTATCTAATAAATCGCTGTGAGTATTGGAATATACAACCTTCGCATTACAAACTCGTCCTTCCTTATTTATGGTAAAACGAACAAAAACAACGCCTTGTTTTTTATTTTGTAAAGCTTCTATTGGATATTCTAGCTTTAGTCTAATAAATGATTGTATTTTAGAACGATCTTCTCCATTAAATCTAGGGTATACTATTATAGGAAAGTATGATGTGTCTTTTCCGGTAGATGTATAGCATTTCCCTGTTACTACAGAATCTAACTTGTAGGTATCTTTTCGGCGTAAGGTTCCCGTAGAATCGTATCCGAATACCTCTCCATCTAACCTGTTTTCGTTATAGTTTAATTTGTATTTAATGGCACCATTTAGATAGTACTCTTTTGTTTCTCCATGCTTTATTTTATGATTATTCTTTTTGTAGTAGCCTTCTTCTAGCAAAATTTCATTGAGGTTGTATTTCTTTATTAGAATTGATTTGTCTCGAATGCTATCAGTGTAAATTTTGAGAAGGGAGGTTGCTTTTGCTTTTTGTGTTTTGATTCCATCATCGTCGATATACTCAATTTTTTGTGCAAAAGAGCTGATGGTAAATGCGCAAAGCATTAAGGTAATGATCTTCTTCATGTTTTCGATGTTATTGCACCCTTCGCAAATGCGCTGGTGCTGTTTTGTAGTTATGGATAGATATTTTCTTGTTTATAGCTTCGAAGGTAACCGTTTTTGTTCCAAAATTAGTCGTAGTTGAGCGAACATTTTTTTTACTGTGGGATGTTTTTTTAGAGTTGTTGCTTGCGTTTTGTTTAGTGATTGACTTTATACCTTACTCTAGCACAAATTATTTCGATGATGTATGGCGTGTCTATTTTAGCTTTAACGGGTTGGTTGCTTAGTTAATATGTACGCAAGTTTACCTGCTTTTAGATTTCTATTTTCTTCGCTTCCTGTTAAATCATACAAGTAAATAGTATCTCCTTTTATCTTAAATCCATACGTTTTTTCTTTTTTTGAATAGATGTTGAAGCATATCTGTTCGATGGTAGGCTTGTATGCCCCTAAGTAATCGGTAAAAATGTAGAATGTTTTAAATTGAGGATGCCCAACTACAATTCCATTGCTATTAAATGTGATTAATGTTTTGTTGTTGTATTTGTCTTGGACGATGTATTTCCCGTCAAGGATACTCTTGTTGGTGATTACTTGTATTCCCCAATCTAAGTCCTCATCTTGAGGCCTGTTGGCTATTTTGGTGAATTTTTTTGAGTCGAGTAAAAGGGAATTTTTGTCGTAGTGGTATAAAATTAGTTCGATTACTCCATTTTCTTGTTCGTAGCCGATTTCGTAGAAATTCTTCTCATCATCATAATCGGGGATGTTTGTTTTTAATCCTTTCCCACAGCATCCTTTAATAAAGAATAGGGTGAATAGCGTTCCTTCGTGGTTGTTTAGGCTTGCGCCTACTTCGATGCTATCTAGTAGGTTGTTCGTTTTTATGTGTAAGGCAGCATATCCGTCCAGTGTATGTGCCGATTTTATTGGAGATTTTGTTTTTTTTATTGAATTAACATAATCACGTGCAACCCATACTCCATTTATAATGGGACTATAGCGATGTTTTAAGCTGTCTATGTCGTTTTTTGTAGCTCTTTGCGCAAAAGTTCTTGTTGTATTTGCATTCCATATAAGGAGAACGATTGAAATTAATATTTTGAGAAGTTTCATTTATCCGTTTGTTGTTATTTGTTGATATCGATTATTTTATATGCGTTATTGGCTGTTTTTGCTTATCGGTGTGGTTCGCTTTTTTTTATGTGCTCCTTTATCAATGCTATCCTTTGCTCGTGATCGGCGGAGTTGGCTTCGTCTATCACCTTGATGTGCTCTAAAATTAGGAGCGCCCTGTGGAGGAGGGCGAGCTTGGTGTTACACTCCTGCTTAACGGCTATTTTTTCGAGCAGGGTGCTTAGCATAAGCAAGTTTTCGATGTCGAATCCTTTTATCTTCTCGATGTACTCTACTGCCTGGTCGTCGTTTTTTTGGATGAAGGCCCCGAGATCGAATTCGAGGTAGTATAAAAGGTCTTCGGCTGTTTGCCTATACAGCACCTCGGCTGTAGCACCCTTACGATGTGCACTGCCAGCTACTTTACTGGCAATCATTCTTACTATTGCTCCTGTTTTTTCTATTTCGCGGAGCATGTAATCCTTCTGTTCCATATTTTTTATCGAACTTAGGTTATACCGAAAGAAATATAACTGGGAGTATGATGGCCATTATTAAAATGGTGATAAGTATAATAAAGCGCAGCTCCACCGTTAGCGTTCCAATGAGCGGCAATCTTGATGTTTTTTTGTCGAACTCCGAAATGAAGGACGGGGTAGGTGTTGTTTCCTCCTTAATGTAGCCTGCTTCGAGCAGCGCCTGCATGGCTTGTTCTACGTCGGTTTCTTTTACCTGCACCTTTACGCCTCCAATGGCGTTGGAGTAAAAGTTATTTACCTGCGCAGTTAAATCGTCCTTAATTGTTACTTCAATTCCTTCCGACTCGAGCTTTGCTTTTGCTAGGTAGGCCTCTTGTGGGTAGGTAAACGATATTACAGTAATCCAATTTTCCATAGTTAGGGTTATTTTGGGGAAACTTGAGCCTGCCTTTGGATGGATTAAGCTCAAGTTCTGTTTTTCTTACCCTAAATATAGCACTATAAGTATTTATTGAGAAATTCTAGCACCTTTTTGTTGTAAACCTCGAAGTTTTGCATCGGTCCGTTCGCGCCTCCATGCTCCGCTTTAGGTACAATCCATATTTCTTTTTCTCCAGGTAGCATCGCTAGGATGGATTTGCTCATTGCAACAGGCGTTCTCTCATCTTTTTCGCCAACAATTAGCAATGTTGGCCTTTTGAAACGTGGTGCTAGCATAATTGGGTTTAATTCTTTAGGATAATCTGCTGGCACTATTAGCTGCCTGTTCTTATTTTTTGGCAGCGCGCGGATTATTGGCATCACCTCATCGAATGATGTCATAAGCGCTTGCCTTACAAAGCACTTTATGTCCGAATCCAGACTTGCCGCTGCCATTGATAGGTACGCTCCTGTCGACCATCCCATCAGCGCAATGCGTGTTGGATCAACCTCTGGCTGTTTTTTTACCATCTCAATCACCGATTTGTAGTCGGTAAGAAATTCGGTGTACACCATGTAGTCCTCGTTCATCTTCCACTCGTAGCTTTCGCCAAACCCGCGCCAGTCGAAGGTTACGACGTTGTATCCGTTGGCAATGTAGCTCCCGGCAAGCGCGTACTGCATCCAGCTCATGTTTGCGGCGTCGCCGTTACATATTATTATGGTTGGGCGCTTTCTTTTGTCGAGCAGTTTGTAGGTTCGTTTAGTAGGATTTTCCCACGCTTGCTCTTTTTCCTTGCTGCTTAGCGAATCTTGTGCCGGGTATAGCCATGTTTTTATTCTAAGCTTATCTGGAGTTGTAACATCTAGGTCGCGATATATCAGCCCTAGGTGTTCTGGATAAAACCGATATTTTCTATCGGGTTTTATGGCTATTGCGGTAGCCGAACAAAACAATAGTAGGATAGCGAGGCCTGCTGTAATTCTTTTTGTCATGGTTTTGTGTAGTTTAATGGGTAATGCTAAGTTTTAAAACGGTGTTGCTGCATATAATATTGCAATATCTTAGGATGATGCGCTTTTTACATGGTTATTGGTCCTAAATGTGGAATGGGTGTTTCGTCTATCAGTCTTGTTTCGACGTTTGATAGGTTTGCTCTTTAGCAAGTTTACGCGTATGTTTAAAATGCTTTCTACTAAATGGCTGTTGTTAGGGTGTTTGTTTACCATTATTTATATTGGCATTTAGTTTATGAATGCGATGTTGCTAAAAATCATTTGGATGTAAGTCTTGTTTTTGCATTTTAGTGCATGTCTAATTTATATCTCTTTATTAAAATATTTTACGTTACCTTTGCATCGACTAACGGGGGTGCCCTAATATTACGGGCTGAGATTATACCCTTTAACCTGATCCGGGTAGTGCCGGCGTAGGGAGTAAAGCGAACATATCTACATTTTATTTTCCCCCTTTTAATATTTACGGCGGTAGTCGTGCCGATGTTTAATTATTAAAAGATTTAATCATGCGCAAGTTAAGCGTAATCGTTACGCTGCTTTTGGTTTTTGCCGCTCTGGTAGGTTCGGCAGCCATTAAAGGCGGAAAAACAATCTCTGGAACAGTTGTTGGAGTAAAGGGAGAGCCTCTGGTTGGGGCTACCGTGCTAATCGAAGGTGTTGGTAAGGGAGCTACCACCAACGGTCGTGGGTTTTATCGCATTGGTGATGTAAAACCAGGTGTATATACCCTTCGATTTAGCTTTGTTGGCTATCAAACACAGCAGCTTCGTGTCGACATTAAGGAGAGTCAGGCTTTAAACGCGGTGCTAGAGGTGCAATCGGTTCTTGGCGACGAGGTGGTGGTATCCGCTACTCGTGCATCAAAGCGAACTCCAATGGCATTTACCGATCTTAAGGCTTACGAGATAAAAAGAAACAATACAGGAGGCGATGTTGCTCAAATATTTGAGCTAACACCCTCTTTTGTGGCCACCACCGAGAGCGGAATAGGTATCGGTAACACCGCATTTAGTATTCGTGGTACCGATGCAAGCCGCATCAACATTACCGTTGATGGTTTTCCCATTAACGACCCCGAGTCGCAGCAGGTTTTCTTTGTTAACATGCCCGACGTAACCTCTTCTGCTAGCAGCGTGCAAATTCAGCGTGGTGTTGGAACGTCAACCAACGGTGCAGGAGCATTTGGTGCTACCGTAAACTTCCAAACAGGCTCTGTTAGCAACGAACCTTATGCCGAGATTAACAACTACGTGGGTTCTTACAACTCGTGGCGCGGAAATTTTTTAGCGGGCACGGGATTAATTAACAACCGCTTCCGTTTTGACGCCCGCATCTCTCGTGCTAAGAGCGATGGCTATGTTGATAGGGCTACTTCTGACCATAAATCGGCTCAGGTGTCTGGTTCTTACTACGGCGATCGTAGTACGCTTAAGGCCACCATAATTTATGGAGAAGAGAAAACCGGAATTAGCTGGACGGGCGTTCCCAGCTCTATTATTGGTACAGACAGAACCTATAATCCTGCCGGATATTATAAGGATAAGAATTTCAACACCCACATTTACGGAAACGAAACCGATAACTACAAGCAATCGCACTATCTGCTTAACTACTCTCGTAAGTTGTCTGAAATATCAAGCCTGAATGTCGGTTTCTTTTTTACTCATGGCGAAGGATTTTACGAGAATTATAAGGATAGCTCAAAGGTTAAGAAGTACGGGTTGAAGCCTTACGATTACAATGGTAAAACATACAAGTACAACGATTTTGTTGTGCAAAAATGGTTGGATAACGACAATGTGGGATCAACAGCCTCCTTTGTTTTTACTCCAACGGCCAACTTGAACTTCACTTTAGGCGGTGCAGTTAGCCGATTTACCAATGATCATTTTGGAAAGATTAAATGGTCGGAGATTAACCAAGGTATTTTGCCCGATTACGAGTGGTATCGTAGCAAGTCAACCAAGGATGATGCCAATATTTACTTTAAAACGTCATGGCAGGTAACCGACAATCTAAACGTTTATGGCGATATTCAGCACCGCTACATTTACTACAAAATGAAGGGGCTTGACGACGATGTTGTTGATATTTCCCAAAGCCATACATTCAATTTTTGGAATCCTAAGATGGGGGTTTTTTATTCTCTTGATGAAAAAAACAGCATGTTCGCCTCTTTTTCGGTAGCCAATCGCGAACCAACTCGCACCGACTATACCGATAACTTTAAATCTGCCAATAAAATTACTTCAGAACGTCTTTTCGATTACGAACTTGGGTATAAATATGCAGGAAGTACAATAAATTTGGGTCTCAATGTTTACTATATGCACTATCGCGATCAGCTTGTTCTTACGGGTAAACTAAATGATGTGGGATATCCAATTCGCCAAAATGTTCCTACCAGTTATCGCCGTGGAGTTGAGTTAATGGCTGGCGTTAAGATTTTAGACAACCTAAGATGGGAGGGAAATTTGACGCTTAGCCAGAATAAAATTAAAGACTTCGTCTATTCCGTGGAGTTGTCTGATTTGAATCCAGATGGGACGTGGGTAAACTATGAGATTAAGGACTACCATTTGGGAACTACCCGCATTTCTTTTTCTCCTGATGTGATTGGTGCAAGCCAACTTACATTTGAGCCGTTCCGAAACTTTAATATTATACTCACCTCTAAGTATGTTGGACGTCAGTACTACGATAATTCGGAGAATGCAAGCAGAATGCTAAAGGCTTACTTTGTGAATAATCTAAAAGTTGGTTACGATTTCTCGGTTGCTGGAGTTAAAAATATAGGAGTTCAAGTTGGTGTAAATAACCTGTTGAATGAGAAGTATATTGCTAATGCTTGGGTTTATCGTGCTGAGTTCAGAAATGCGCCAGACTATATTGAGGACGGCTTATTCCCTCAAGCAGTGCGTAACTATTGGTGCCGCTTATCGCTACGCTTCTAAAATATTTCATCTTTAATA is a genomic window containing:
- a CDS encoding HAD family hydrolase encodes the protein MSRGGVIFDFNGTLFWDSEYQETSWDKYLQEHNIELTPEQKREYIHGRNGKDTFEILFNRSMANDEVERRTEEKEVIYRNECLKHAMELAPGAISLLQHLKSEGIPMAIATAAGKSNVDFFIEKFGLLQYFDEKHIIYNDGTVRGKPHPDLFEKAAAALEVDKEKSIIFEDSSSGIQAALRAKAAAVVIVNSTGSRYSEFDLPQISHFDQFNRSLLEVVR
- a CDS encoding type I restriction endonuclease → MEFKEQIKQLGDKVVKMKDQIQTEEATKSAFIMPFIQCLGYDVFNPMEVVPEFITDYGAKNIEKVDYAILKEEKPVMIIECKNHSENLDKHYTQIHKYFHLTNARFALLTNGVQYNFFTDLDLSNKMDEKPFFSFDITNPKEQQIKELSKFHKSGFDINTILTSASELKYTNAIKMVLSNEIAKPSPEFVKFFVSRVYEGKATEKVMTQFTELVKRTLDQTFNDIVSDRLMNAINQTKPAKEESQTESQSNETSESKVLTTEDELNGFYIVKSILRTKIDSSRIFYRDSQTYFSIILDDNNRKPICRLWLNSMSKKYLGIFDAEKKETKVEIESLDDIYKYTNELLSTLDNYENDK
- a CDS encoding DUF4421 family protein — protein: MKNCRHIRRAVGLLALIFWNHVSGFSQVDSSYIELHKNEFILKPYLYSNLLGLNLKETEQDKEVTYRSNNPTGIGIGLAHPKLPFGISIGWITGARSENKYVRTKSFDVLFNQYGRKYVLDIFYQQYKGLFSDSRNVLPIKIDCPDLSVFGTGIVGQYVFNGNKFSYQAAFDQNERQIKSAGSLLVGGALHFIRLTADSSFKFDGQKKKSAYQAGVNVGYSYSWVPQKRWLFNGSITLGANLVNNSIKSFFNRNLYVAPTALARATICYNHEKWHAGMAFVTNYIELRDKTNAMVNLNYGRIYFFYVRKFSIQR
- a CDS encoding DUF2628 domain-containing protein, which produces MKQEHFEAFVKTSTEYYTNKLEQYEQGKKFTFNLHAFLFSIFWFAYRKMYLHAFLISVLITLVSITEEKIVGYYGIYDDAQIKSIDLICNICLAITYGFTANYLYIKHAIKKVGEVAQNFEGDESLLHQALERKGGTNSLIVTILILIGIICSIITASVAG
- a CDS encoding DUF4920 domain-containing protein, producing MKKQIALVLAFFCLMGIDAIAQTKKVNADDLISGIDKLAGKKVEVTGKVTHICGVDGKKMKIETPNKSEIMVTLKDKEGKISYNLNGKTVRVTGKVTETRLDEAYISQVEKRQILACSIDKKMCIDSVWVKKQQEKGKAAEISQKGAADLRAKLKNSKKGYISLVKITAEKIEEVK
- a CDS encoding energy transducer TonB; amino-acid sequence: MKKIITLMLCAFTISSFAQKIEYIDDDGIKTQKAKATSLLKIYTDSIRDKSILIKKYNLNEILLEEGYYKKNNHKIKHGETKEYYLNGAIKYKLNYNENRLDGEVFGYDSTGTLRRKDTYKLDSVVTGKCYTSTGKDTSYFPIIVYPRFNGEDRSKIQSFIRLKLEYPIEALQNKKQGVVFVRFTINKEGRVCNAKVVYSNTHSDLLDNEAIRVVNESSIFWEAGYVEGKKADISFAIPIKFQLN
- a CDS encoding DUF2007 domain-containing protein — its product is MENWITVISFTYPQEAYLAKAKLESEGIEVTIKDDLTAQVNNFYSNAIGGVKVQVKETDVEQAMQALLEAGYIKEETTPTPSFISEFDKKTSRLPLIGTLTVELRFIILITILIMAIILPVIFLSV
- a CDS encoding alpha/beta hydrolase family protein, which gives rise to MTKRITAGLAILLLFCSATAIAIKPDRKYRFYPEHLGLIYRDLDVTTPDKLRIKTWLYPAQDSLSSKEKEQAWENPTKRTYKLLDKRKRPTIIICNGDAANMSWMQYALAGSYIANGYNVVTFDWRGFGESYEWKMNEDYMVYTEFLTDYKSVIEMVKKQPEVDPTRIALMGWSTGAYLSMAAASLDSDIKCFVRQALMTSFDEVMPIIRALPKNKNRQLIVPADYPKELNPIMLAPRFKRPTLLIVGEKDERTPVAMSKSILAMLPGEKEIWIVPKAEHGGANGPMQNFEVYNKKVLEFLNKYL